The genomic stretch GGCTCCAGCCCGGCGGCACGGCGCAGTGGTTCTGGGACACCTATGGCGTGTCGGCCACCGTGAACGTGTTGGACTTCGAGCCCGGCGCCCGCCTGCGCATCGAGTGGGGCGACCCGGGTGTGATGACCTTCGTCGAGTGGACCTTCACGGCGCTGTCGCCGGACCGCACGTATGTCCGCGTCGTCGAGTCCGGCTTCCGGGGTGACGACAAGGTCGTCGTGGCGCGAGCGCTGGACAGCACCGGGGGCTTCAACCTGCTCCTCGCCGGGGCCAAGGCCTGGCTGGAGCACGGCATCGCGCTCGCGCTCGTTCCGGACCATGTCCCCGAGGACGCGCGGCACCTCGTCTGACGCCGCGGTTTCCCCCACCCCCACGCATGACCGAAGGCGCCATGAAACGAGACTCGCACGCCCGCCTGTTGTCCTCCGACACCGTCCGTATCGAGCGCCTGCTGCCCGGCCCCATCGAGCGCGTGTGGGCCTATCTCACCGAGCCGGAGAAGCGCCGGCTGTGGCTCGCGGGCGGTCCCACGGAGACGAAGGTCGGTGGCAAGGTGGAGCTGCTGTTCCGCCACTCCGAACTGGCAGAGGAAGGCGGCGCCCCACCGCCGCGCCACGAGGACATGGCACAGGGCCACGTGAATGCGGGACGCGTGACGGCGTGTGAGCCGCCGCACCTGTTTGCCTATACGTGGGCGGAGAACCACGGGGACCCGTCAGAGGTTCGCTTCGAGCTGGCCGAGCGCGAGGACGGCGTCCTGCTGACCGTCACCCACGTGCGCCTCAACGGCCGGGATTCCCTGCGCAGCGTGGCGGGAGGCTGGCATACGCACCTCGACCTCCTGGTCGACCGTCTGAACGGGCAGCGCTCGCCGAACTTCTGGGAGGCCTACGAGCGCGCCCACGCCGAGTACATCACGCGCCCGGGCTTTGAGTAACGCTGCCACCGGCGCTCCAGCGGTGCATCCGGGTGCGGCCCTTGGAGGACCGCCCCGGAGGCCAGTGCTTACATCGGGTCTTGGGGGTCGAAGCGGCAGTCCGGGTCGGTGCTGGCGCACAGCTGATTGCAGCAGCCATCCGCCCGGCAGCTGCAGGTGGGCTCCAAGATGATGGGCCTGCAGGTCTGGGAGTTGCCGTTGCAAGTCACGGTGCCGCCGTTGGCGCTGCTGGCCGAACAGGCGAAGCCCGTGCCATTGCACTCCTTGATACTCCCACCCTGGCACTCGATCCGCACGAAACAGTCACCGGTCAGCGCGGCCTCCTGCGTGCGGAAGTGGTCCTCGGCGGTGACGTCGTTACCTCCCTGGGTCTGCTCCTCGGTGGGCACGGGCCCGCAGGAGGTCAGCATCACCAGCGCCATGACGAAGATTCCAGCCATCGACTTCATGAGAACCTCTCTTCTGTTGGGGGACACCGCGACAGGAAATATGAAAGGAATTTCCTGTCGTCAATAGTGACGCTCCGTGATGGCTGGGTGTCTTTTTCGACCGTTTGAGAGGGATTTGTAACCCTTTATGTCTCGCCCGGTGCGTCACCAGGCATAGTCCTCCGGGGCGGGTTTGTGGCCCGGGAAGATGTCATCCAAGCGTGACAGTGTTTTGGCATCAAGAGTGACATCGGCCGCGCGGATGGCGGCGTCGAGCTGGGCGGACGTTCGCGGTCCGATGATGGGCGCGGTGACGGCGGGCTGGTGCAGCAGCCACGCCAGCGCGACGTCTCCGGGCTCATGTCCGAGCTCGTCGGCGAGCGCCTCGTAGCGCTCGATGCGCTCACGGTGCTTCTGGAGGGCTTCCTTGGCGCGTCCTTCCAGACGGCGCTTGCCCTCGCGCTCCTTACGGAGCACGCCGCCCAGCAGTCCGCCCTGGAGGGGAGACCAGGGAAGGATGCCTACGCCATGGAACTGCGCGGAGGGCAGCACCTCCAGCTCCACGGTGCGGGCCATCAGGTTGTAGAGCGACTGTTCGCTGACCAGTCCGGTGAAGTTGCGCCGTGCCGCCACGGCCTGGGCCTGGGCGATGTGCCAGCCCGCGAAGTTGCTGCTGCCGACGTAGAGCACCTTTCCCTGCGCCACGGCCACCTCCATGGCCTGCCAGATCTCCTCCCAGGGCGTGGCGCGGTCGATGTGGTGGAACTGATAGAGGTCGACGTAGTCCGTGCGCAGCCGCTTCAAGCTGGCATCCAGCGCGCGGCGGATGTTGAGCGCGGACAGCTTGCCCTCGTTGGGCCAGTCACCCATGGGCGCATAGAGCTTGGTCGCGAGCACGGTGCGCTCGCGCCGCCGGCCGCCCTTGGCGAACCAGTTGCCGATGACCTCCTCGGTGCGGCCCTTGTTCTCTCCAAAGCCGTAGACGTTGGCGGTGTCGAAGAAGTTGATGCCGCGGTCGAGCGCGGAATCCATGATGGCGTGGGACTCGGGCTCCTCGGCCGTCCAACCGAAGTTCATGGTGCCCAGGCACAGCCGGCTGACGGAGAGCCCCGAGCGGCCCAATTGCGTGTACTTCATGGCGACTCCTCGATGGCCGGAGGCAGGCTCCCTCCGCCGAGGACGGCCCGGCCGTTCACCGCCCGCGGGTGCCGTGCATTCAGGGCATCCGCGGCGCATGGGGGCCAGGGGTTTGCGGTGACGCCCACGCCAGGTGTCGGGCAGCCAACCCGGACGCGCGTCGAGGCGGCGTTGGTGAAACGAAAAAGGGCCACCACCATGAAGGCGGTGGCCCTTGGGGCCGGCGGACGAGCGTAGGGCTTACGGGTACAGCGCGCGGGCGCCGCTGCGGTCGTAGCTGGTCAGCACCAGGTCACCCGTCTGGGTGCCGCTGCACTGCGGGTAGTGCATGACGGAGCTGGCGTCATACGGCGTCAGCGCGCGCCAGGCGTTGTCCTCGTAGCAGCCGGTGGTGGTGAGGCGGGTGTGCTCGTGGCGGAAGCCCAGCACGTGACCCAGCTCGTGGCGAATCACGCCCTCCAACGTCCAGGGGGAGATGTTCTGGAAGGACGTGGTCGAGATGAGGACGTTGGCGCTGCGGCGGGCGCTGTTGGGGAAGAAGGCGCGCGCCAGGTACTGGGACGTGTTGGTCTGGTTCACGTCGAACACGACGTTGTTGTTGCGGTTGGTGCACTTCGAGTCTTCAGCGCTGACGTGGACGAACTTGACGTTGGCAGCCGCCTCCCACTCCGCCGCGGCGCTCTTCATCGCATTGACCACGCGCGTGTAGTTGCTCCCGAACTTGGTGCTCACGCAGTACGTGAGGTTGAGCGCCTGGCTGGCGCTCCATTTGATGTCGCGTCCACCGCTGTAATACACGGCCAGCGCGCCCTGCTGGGTGCCAATGCCGCTGACGGCCTGCTCGTAGAACTCGCGCAGCTCCGACTCCGTCGGCAGGAAGATGTCACCGTCGACGACGAAGCCACCCGACTCCGGCTCCTGGTACGCGCTGGCGCGGAACTCCTCGAACGAGACCTGCTGCGTATCCTGCGTCTCGGACTCAGGAGCGCCGCACGCGGAGCCAAGGAGGGAGATGCCTGCCAGAAGCGCAACGGAGTGAAACTTAGCCATGGTGGACCCTCGGAGCGGATTCTCGGAATTGAAACAAAAAGCGAGAAGAAGACCCCGGCTCCGAAAAAACGGACACACAGGTCCACGCGAATTCTGAACCGGGTTTCGAGTCCCACCGGAGGGGAGAGAGTCTGCTCTGACTCAGGGATATGTGATTAGGGTTGTTCCAACTTCCAGACGGTGCCGGTCCGCTCCAGCGAGACGCGGCGGAGGAAGGGGTCGACACCGATGGAGACGGGGCGTTGGTCCACGGTGAGGGAGACCTCGGTGATACCGCCTGTGAAACGGTGTTTCGCTGCGTACAGCGTTGCATCCTGGGACAACACCGCCACGTCGAGGGACTCGTTCATGGGCAGGGGGACGTCCTGTCCGTTCTGGCGTGCGTGCTTCGACGCCGATATCCGCGCGGTGACGCGGTAGCGGCCATCCGCCAGGGGCTCGACGGCGGCGGACTCCACCTTCAGCTCGTACAGCACGACCTGCGTCAGCCACTGGTCCACGAGCGGCCGCGCCTCCTCGGTGGCCTCTTCATGCAACAGGGCGAGCAGGTCGCTCGCGGTGGGCTGAGGCTTCGGGTGGGCATGCTGCTGGACGAGCTTGCGCAGGGCCCGGTCGAGCGCGGCCTCACCGAGGAGGTCCGCCAGGGCGTGCATCACCAACGCGCCCTTGCCGTAATAGAGGTAGGGCTCGTCCTTCGTCTGGAGGAGTGGAGGTTCCTCGCCGTGCTCCTCCGCGCGGCCCCGCAGGTAACGGTCCAGGTCGAAGGCCAGCACCTGACGCACCTGGGCCTCGCCGTGGAGGGCCTTCAGCACTCGCTGCTCGGCGTACTTCGCCAAGGACTCGGTGATGAGCAGTCCGCCGGGACCGCTCACCGGGTCGACCTGATGGCCCCACCATTGGTGCGCCACCTCGTGTGCGATGCGCCGGGTGATGAGGTCCACGGTGTCCTGCTCACCCGAAGCGGTGAGGAAGCCTCGGTGCTCGGGGTAGTAGATGGTGTTCGACAGCGCGAGCGCACCGAAGCCCCAGGTGGAAGGCACCTCCACGATGCGAAGCTGTCGGTGGGGGTAGCGGCCGAGTTGCTCCTCGAGCACCTCCAGCGAGCGTGTCGCCGCGCGCAGCATCCGCTCCACGTTGTGGGCATGCCCGGGGTGGTAATACACCTCCACGTCCACGCCCCGGTGTTTCTCCTTCTTCACCGCGTAGCGCGCGGAGACGAGGGCGAACCAGTTGAGCATGGGGCGCTCCATGACGTAGCGGAAGACGCGTCGGTCCTCCTCATTCCACGTCTGCCTCAGCTCGCCTGGGGCCACCGCGAGCTGGGTGTCCGGGGTCGACACCGTCAGGTCCAGCGTGGTCCAGGCGCGCTGCCCGCCGCCACCCTCCGCGAGCCCCAGGTCGCCCGCGGCCTCCGCCTCCACCCGAGGCGTCTCCGGCAGTCCTCGCTGGCGCCGCTCCCGGGCGTCGTCGAGCTCGTAGCCCTTCCGGTATCCGATGGCGGGAAATGCCTCCTGGTTGGAGATGAACGAGCCGTTCCCGGCGATGGAGGTGTCGCGCGCGCCTTCGCGAATGCCTCGCCGCTCCGTCTCGATTGAGAACGTGAGCCCGGTCTTCGCGCCGGGGGGTAGCGGCGTGTCCAGCTCGAAGGCGGACATGCCGAAGCGGCTGTCGTGGTGGACCTGTCGGGCCCCTTGCAACGAGAGCGTGGCGTGGCGCACGTCGCGGCGCACGGAGATCCACACGCGTTGGATGGGCGCTTGCGTCCGGTTCTCCAGCACATAGCGTCCGGTCGCGTGATAGCGCGCTTCTTCTGGGTACAGGTCGACGCGGGCCTTCACGGCGACGATGCTGGGCTGGGGGAAGGATTCGTAGCGCTGGTAGGCCTTCTCGTAGTCGGCCTTCCAATCGGCGAGCTGGGCGCGCGTCTCGTAGCGGTTGAGCACATTCGTGCCGTGGAAGATGAAGCCTCCCGCCAGCACGAAGAGGGCCAGGCACGCCGTTACCGCCGTCTGGCCTCTTCGTCCCCACACCTGGGGGAGGGCCGCGAGGCTCGCACGCAGCGGAGGGCTGACGCCGCGCCGCCACAGGCCACAAGTGAGCAGCCCCAGCACACCCGCCAGGGCGCTCCAGTACACCAAGTATGCGTTGAAGCCGTGGACGCTGGCTCCAAAGCCATTCATGTCGGAGTAGCGCAGCGGCGGCCCGCTCGCGTAGCGCAGCAGGCCGTGCTCCAGTCCCACGAGGCCGCCCTGCCGCATGGCCAGCGCCAGGAGCAAGCCCAGGAACATCCCCACATAACGGTGGGGACTCAGCGTCTGGAGCCACAGCACCGCCACCGCGAACAGCAGCAGCGGCAGTCCGGAGAAGTACAGCAGCGACAGGTACAGCGCTGGCTCCAGGGGGCGGTGGCCTCGCGAGAACTGGTACAGCACGGCGATGCCCACCGCGGAGGCCGTCAACACGAGGACCTGCAGGGCCAGCACCGCCAGCTTCGACAGATAGAACACGGCGCTGGAGGCGGGCGTCGCGTCGAGGAGTTCGCTCAGACGGACCCCGCGCTCCCGCCAGACGAGCTCGGCGCCGAAGTAGACCACGCACAGCGAGCCAAAGAGGAAGAGCGGCGGCTGGATGGCTTGTAGAAGCAGCCCCGTGGTGGGCAGCAGCCGCGTGCCGTATTCCGCCTGCGTGGCGCTGGCGGCGACCTCCATGCCGAGCACGAAGACCCAGAGCGCCATCAACGCCAGGAAGGCCCGGCTCTTGAGGATGGCGTGGGTCTCCATCTTCCACGTGGATACCAGGGCGGCGCGGAACCGGGCGCCCTCGTCGCGTTCCGGCTCCACGGGGCGGTAGGGGACGCTGCCGGGGGCCGCCGTCTCGGACGCGATGCTCCGGGGCGTCGCGCCGGACGCCGCGCGGAAGGAGAAGCGCTGGTAGACGAAGGCCAGCACCCCGGCGGAGACGCCCATCCATAGGAGCCGGTTGTGCAGGAAGGCACCTTCCAGATGGAGCAGGCGGGTGTTGCGCTCGTGTTCGGTCCAGTAGCGCGTCTGGGCGAAGAAGGCGGACAGGCCGAACGGGTCCAGCAGGGCGGCGCGCGCCAGGGCCTCCGGTGTCTGCGGCGCGGTGCCCGCCATCAAGGGGGAGTCCCCCATCAGCGCCCCCACGAAGTAGAGCGCGTAGAGGAAGACGGCGCCGACATAGGTGGCCAGCGCGCTGCGTGTCAGCGTGGCGACGGCGAACAGCAGCGACGCGGCGAAGAGCAGGTTGGGCAGCACCATGACGGCGAGCGCCCAGGCATAGCGGAGGACCTCCCAGCTCGCGCGCCGCTCAGGGGCCACGTCGAGGACCCATGGCGCTAGCATCAGCCCCAGCGCGGTGACGGTGAACACGGCGAGCGCCGCCAGCAGCGCGCCCGCGAGCCGGACCGACAGGTACGTGAGCTTGGAGACGGGCGTCGCGTAGACAAGCGCCTCCATCCGGTGCTCGCTGTCCCGCAGGGCGGCGTTCGCGCAGAAGGCGCTGAGCACGAAGATGGAGAACAGTGACAGGAACCCCAGCGACTGCATGACGGACGCCGGGGAGTTGACGTGGGCGTTGTCCGGGCCATAGCCCGTGCCGACGAACACGAACGCCATTCCCAGGAAGGCGGCGACGGCCACGAGGAAGGCGGCCTGGCGCGTCTGGAAGCGCCACTCGAAGCGAATCAGCTCACCGGCCATGTCCGACCAGGGCGGCGAAGTAGACGTCTTCCAGGTCCGGTGGCACGCGCTCGAAGCCCGGCGCGGGCGCTTCGTCCGCCAGCACGCGGAGCACCGTCCTGCCTCCCGACAGCTGCGTGGAGAGCACCGTCTGGGAAGCGCGGAGGGCGGGGACCTCGAGTTTCTCCACCGTCTTGCGCCACACGCGGCCCGTCAGCTCGGTGACGAGTTGCTCGGGGATGCCTTCGCGCAGCACCCGGCCTCCGGACAGGATGGCCATGCGGGGACAGAGCTGGCGGACGTCCTCGACGATGTGGGTGGACAACAGCACCACGATGTCCTCCGCCACCTCGCTGAGGAGGTTGTGGAAGCGGTTGCGCTCCTCAGGGTCCAGTCCCGCGGTGGGCTCGTCGACGATGAGCATCCGAGGCTGGCCCAGCAGGGCCTGCGCGATGCCGAAGCGCTGCCGCATGCCTCCAGAGAAGCCGCTGACGGCCTTCTTCCGGTGCGCGTGGAGGTTGGTTTGATGAAGCAGCGCGTCCACCTGCTCGCGGCGCTGGCGCGCGTTCGTCAAACCCTTGAGCACGCCCAGATGGTCCAGCAGCTCCACGGCGGACACGCCCGGGTACACACCGAAGTCCTGGGGCAGGTAGCCCAGGTGCCGCCGGTGCGCTTGTGGGGCCGCGAGCACGTCGACGCCGTCGAAGAGGAGCTGCCCCTCGTCAGGCAGTTGGAGCGTGGCCAGGATGCGCATGAGCGTGGACTTCCCCGCGCCATTGGGGCCCAGCAGCCCGAAGAGCCCCTTCTCGATGGTGAGGTCGATGCCCTGGAGTGCTCTGACGCCGTTGGGGTAGGTCTTCGAGATGGCGGAGAGGCGGAGCATGGGGGACCGGAGCGGGATGGGGTCCAACGGCTACGGTCCGCCCGAAGCGCGATTGCGTTCGTCCGGTGCCGTAAGGGGAATACGGGTTGTGAATGAGTTGGCCCGCATCGACGGCGGGTACCGGGGGCTGGTAATCGAAAAGAAATCCCCCGTGAAAAGGCGGTCGATTCACGGGGGTTCCGTTCGACCACGGAAGCAGGGAGGCTCTTCTCCCGCTCACCCGTGAGGCACGGACCCATGAAGTACCTGCTGATGATCTACGAGAACGAGAAGGCCGCCGAGACGCTGTCGGAGGCGGACGTCCAGCGCGTGATGGGGGAGTACGGCACCTTCGAGGCGGCCATCAAGCAGAGCGGGCACTTCATCTCGGGCGAGGAACTGGAGCCCACGGCTGCGGCCACCACGGTACGCATCCGCGACGGCAAGCGCCTGACGACCGACGGCCCGTTCGCGGAGACGCGGGAGCAGTTGGGCGGCTTCTTTCTCGTGGAGGCCAGGGACCTCGACGAGGCCATTGGCATCGCGTCCCGCATTCCCAGCGCGCGCAGCGGCTCCGTCGAGGTGCGGCCGGTGCGGGAATTCACCATGCCCCAGGACTGACGCAGGGGCCCGCGCGGCATGATGGACACCACCTCCATTCTCGAACGGGCGCACCGTGAGGATTACGGGCGCATCGTGGCCACGCTCATCCGCGTGCTGGACGGCGACTTCGGCGCGGCGGAGGAGGTGGTGCAGGACGCCTTCGCCGCTGCCTTGAAGCAGTGGCCGCGCGAGGGCGTGCCGCGCGAGCCGGCCGGTTGGCTGATGCGTGTCGCGCGCAACAAGGCGGTGGACCGCATGCGGCGGTCCGCTCGCCTGGAGGCGCGCGTGGGTGAGTTGGAGGCGGTGGCGCCATCCGTGGACGCCGCCGAATGGCAGACGTTGCCGGACGACTCGCTGCGGTTGCTCTTCACCTGCTGTCACCCCGCCTTGTCACCCGAGGCCCAGGTGGCGCTCGCGCTTCGTTGCCTGTGTGGGTTGACGACGGAGCAGATCGCCCGCGCCTTCCTCGTGTCGCCCGCCACGCTGGCCCAGCGGCTGGTGCGCGCGCAGCGGAAGATACGCACCGCGCGCATTCCCTACGTCATCCCGGAGCCCGAGGCGCTGGCGGAGCGTACCGAGGGCGTGCTGCACACGCTCTACCTCGTCTTCTCGGAGGGCTACGCTGCCACGGATGGGCCGGCGTTGCTGCGAGTGGACCTTTGCGAAGAGGCCCTGCGGCTGGCCCGGCTGGCGCGCTCGCTGCTCCCGGAGGACGCGGAGGTAGCGTCGCTGCGGGCGCTGATGCTGCTCCACCACTCCCGCCGCCGGGCACGCGTGGCGGCGGATGGCGGGCTGGTGCTGCTGGACCGGCAGGACCGCTCGCTCTGGGATGGCGCGCAGCGGGACGAAGGACTGGCGGAACTGGAATCCGCGCTCGGCATGGGCGCCCGGGGGGCGTACACGGTGCAGGCGGCCATCGCGGCGCTGCATGCCCAGGCTCCGCGCGCCGAGGACACCGACTGGGCGCAGATTGCCGCGTTGTATGCGCGGCTGGTGGTGCTGACGCCGGGGCCCGTGGTGGCGCTCAACCATGCCGCCGCCGTGGCGATGGCCCGTGGCCCCGAGCACGGATTGTCCCTGGTGGATGACCTGGAGGCCTCCGGACGGCTGGCGGACTATCACCTGCTGCCGGCCGCGCGCGCGGACCTGCTCCGGCGTCTGGGGCGCAAGGACGAGGCCGTGAGTGCCTACCGACGGGCGCTGGCGATGGTCCGCACTGCGCCCGAGCGGCGATTCCTGGAAGCGCGGCTTCGCGAGCTGCTGGCGGAGTGAAGGGTCCCTCCGTGGCGGAGGTCCTGGAGCGGCACCTCGGCCAGCCCTGAGCTGACGTGAGGCCGGCGGGCGCTCTGGATTCAGGGCGCCCGCGCTGGCTCCGCGGTGGTGTCTACAGCGCCAGGGACATTCCTCCGTTGGCCCGTCACATAGGGGTGGTCATGCCGGGACATGGGGGGGCCACCGAGCCGGGGCAGAGCGCGTTCACCCGGATGTCCAGGGTGTCGTACTCCAGTGCCGTGGCTTGGACCAGCCCCACCAGCGCGCGCTTGCTCGCGCTGTAGGCCGAGGTGCCCTTCCGTGTGGCGATGGACTGGACCGACGACGTCACGACAATCGAGCCACCCCCGCCGCGGAGCATGGTTCCGGTGACGGCTCGCTGTACCGCTGGCAGTTCCTGAAGAAGGGGCAGCCGCTGGAGATGGCTGTCCAGGGCAGCGTCATCGTCAATGACCCCGTGCTCAACCTGAGCGCCGCCGTGAAGGGCCTGGGGTTGGCCTACGCGGCGGAGCCGCTCGCCGCGGAGCACGTGCGCCAGGGGCGGCTCGAGCGGGTCCTGGCGTCATCCTGCCCGGGCACGCCTGGCTTCTTCCTCTACTTCCCCAGCCGCCACCAGGCGCTGCCGAAGCTCCGCGTGTTCATCGACTCCGTGCGCAAGCACCTGAGGGTGTCACAGCCCTGAGGCGGCGGCCGCCGTCGCGGCTCAGGCGGGCAGTCGTCGCAGGGCCTCCGCGAGGCGGATGTGTCCCTGGAAGGCGCCGTTGCCCCGGGGCGTCTCGCCCTTTTCAATGGCGTGGGCGAAGCGCACGCCTTCGTCGGCCTCCAGCCGCTCGAAGAGGCCCTGGAGCTTCGGGTAGTCCCGACGGTCCAGCACCTCGTGGTACCGGGTCCACCGGGCGATGCCGATGAAGTAGGCGTCCGCCAGGGTGCGCTGGTCGCCCAGCAGCCACGGCTGGTGACTCAGCATCGCCTCGAGCTTCGCGTGCGCGGTGACCACGCTGCGGGCTCCGTAGGTGCGCAGGGCCTGCTTGTCGGACTCCGGCAACTCGGCGTGCTCCAGCGCGTACCAGAGCGGCGAGAAGGCGCCGAAGAAGGTGGTGTTCAGGTACGCGAGCATCTGGTTCAGGCGGTCGAAGCCCTCGGTGCCTTGAGCGAATGACAGCCCCGTGTCGCCGCCGCGCGCGCCCAGGTGGTTGAGGATGGCCATGCTCTCGCTGATGCGCGCGCCTGTCTCCGTCATCAGGGTGGGCGTCTCCGCGACGGGGTTGATGCGGCGGTAGTCCGCGGTGGTGACGTCCTCCGGCATTGCGATGCGGCACAGCTGGTAGGGCCGGCCCAGCCATTCCAGCGCGACGATGGAGCCGAATGAGCAGCCAGAGGGGATGCCGTAGAAGAGGGTGGGCAGTTCCATGGTGAATCTCCTGTCCGAAGCGGAAGGCGCGATGCCTTCGATGGGGACAAGATGGCCGTGGAAACGTGCGCCGTGTAGACAGCGGAACGCGAACGCAAGGTCCACATCCGTGGACGATGAGGCGCGGCCCTTGAATCTCAACGACCTCCATATCTTCGTCCAGGCGGTGGAGAGCGGTGGCTTCGCCGCGGCAGCTCGGCGGTTGGGTATTCCCAAGTCCACGGTGAGCAAGCGCGTGGCCGAGCTGGAGGACGGGCTGGGCGCCCGGTTGATTCAGCGCACGTCGCGGAGCTTCACGTTGACGGACGTGGGGCGGGACTTCCTCGACCATGCCCGCGCTGTCGTGATTGAGGCGGAGGCCGCGGAGAGTGTGGTGCGCCGCCGGCAAGTGGAGCCCAGTGGCGTGGTGAAGATCACCACGGCGGTGCCAACGGCGCAGTTCCAGCTCGCGGACCGGCTGCCGCTGCTGGCGCTGGCCCATCCCAAGGTGCGTGTCGAGCTTCACGCGACCGACCGCTTCGTGGACCTGGTGCAGGAGGGGTTCGACATCGCGGTGCGCAGCCACTTCGCGCCGCTGCCCGCTTCGGGTTTGGTTCAGCGTCGGCTGTCGGTGGAGCCCATCATCCTGGTGGCTTCGCCCGGCTACCTGTCCGGACGTGGCAAGCCTCGCCGGCCGGAGGACCTGCGCGAACACGACGGTCTCCTGACCAGCTCCATGGCCACCCAGTGGCGGCTGCGCGGACGCGCCGGTGAGGCCGTCACGGTGGTGCCTCGTGTGCGCATGAGCGCCGACGAATCGCTGGTGCTGCTGAAGGCGGCCATTGCTGGGCTGGGCATCGTCTGCCTGCCGGAGTCATTCACGCGCGCGGATGTGGAGGCAGAACGGCTGGTGCGCGTGCTGCCGACGTGGACTGCTGGCGCGGTGACGACGACGCTGCTGACGCCACACCGCAGAGGCCAGTTGCCCGCCGTGCGCGCCGTCATCGACTTCCTGATGGAGGGCGCCGACGCCGCGTGAGCTTCGTCACCGCGCGTGACGGTGCGGCTACGTCGCCACCCGCTCGATGGTGGCGAGCCAGGCCAGCGCGCCCTCCGGGTCGGTCTGCTCGTAGTGCGCCTCCCGGATGGACTTCACGCGCCATCCTTCCCCGAAGGTCGCGCTCAGGGCCTCCGGGGGAATGGCACGCGGTCCGTCGCGGAAGTACAGCGCATGGTAGTGCCCGCCGGGCCGTAGCACACTCGCGAGGCTGGCGGCGAACGCGGGCCGGTCTCCAGGCTCGAAGACGTGGAGCAGGGCCGAATCGAGGAGGGTGTCGAAGCGCCGGCCCAGCGTGGCCAGCTCCAGGGCGTTGCCCACGCGCAGGTCCACGTCGAGCCCGCGCAGGTATGCCGTGTCTCGCGCCCGCTGGATGGCCGGCTCCATCATGTCCACGCCGCACACCGGCAGGCCCTTGGCCGCCAGGAAGAGCGCGTTCTCCGCGAAGCCGCAGCCCACGTCGAGCACCTCGCCGGAAATCGCGCCGGCCTCCCACAGTTCGACGAAGGCCCGCTGGGGCCGTCCGATGTCCCAGGGCGCGCCCAGCAGGTATGCCGAGCGGAAGAACTCGCGCCGGACCGCTGCTCCTTCAGGCACCCGCCGCATGCCGCACCTCGCCTTCCTGTGTGCTCTGAGCGCGATGCCGCGGAATCAGCCGGACCCCGAGCGGCTGGAGCGCGAGCGCCGGCCGGGGCCGCACCACGCAGCCCGGTGCCAGCTCCAGCCGGAACCGCCGGGCCACGCACGCGGTGATGAGCACCGTCTCCAGCATCGCCAGCGCCGAGCCGATGCAGAACCGGGGGCCGCCGCCGAACGGGAAGTAGACGTACCGGTGCATGCGCTGGGCGTCCTCGGACAGCCAGCGCTCCGGACGGAAGGACTCGGGGGCGTCGAAGTAGCGCGCGTCGCGGTGGGTGACCCACTGGCTCACCGCCAGCATCGTGCCCGCCGGGACGTGGAACCCACCGAGCTCACAGTCGCGCAGGGCCTCCCGGCT from Myxococcus xanthus encodes the following:
- a CDS encoding glutathione S-transferase family protein; its protein translation is MELPTLFYGIPSGCSFGSIVALEWLGRPYQLCRIAMPEDVTTADYRRINPVAETPTLMTETGARISESMAILNHLGARGGDTGLSFAQGTEGFDRLNQMLAYLNTTFFGAFSPLWYALEHAELPESDKQALRTYGARSVVTAHAKLEAMLSHQPWLLGDQRTLADAYFIGIARWTRYHEVLDRRDYPKLQGLFERLEADEGVRFAHAIEKGETPRGNGAFQGHIRLAEALRRLPA
- a CDS encoding LysR substrate-binding domain-containing protein, translated to MYRWQFLKKGQPLEMAVQGSVIVNDPVLNLSAAVKGLGLAYAAEPLAAEHVRQGRLERVLASSCPGTPGFFLYFPSRHQALPKLRVFIDSVRKHLRVSQP
- a CDS encoding SDR family oxidoreductase, producing the protein MDDDAALDSHLQRLPLLQELPAVQRAVTGTMLRGGGGSIVVTSSVQSIATRKGTSAYSASKRALVGLVQATALEYDTLDIRVNALCPGSVAPPCPGMTTPM
- a CDS encoding ABC transporter ATP-binding protein, which codes for MLRLSAISKTYPNGVRALQGIDLTIEKGLFGLLGPNGAGKSTLMRILATLQLPDEGQLLFDGVDVLAAPQAHRRHLGYLPQDFGVYPGVSAVELLDHLGVLKGLTNARQRREQVDALLHQTNLHAHRKKAVSGFSGGMRQRFGIAQALLGQPRMLIVDEPTAGLDPEERNRFHNLLSEVAEDIVVLLSTHIVEDVRQLCPRMAILSGGRVLREGIPEQLVTELTGRVWRKTVEKLEVPALRASQTVLSTQLSGGRTVLRVLADEAPAPGFERVPPDLEDVYFAALVGHGR
- a CDS encoding LysR substrate-binding domain-containing protein, whose product is MNLNDLHIFVQAVESGGFAAAARRLGIPKSTVSKRVAELEDGLGARLIQRTSRSFTLTDVGRDFLDHARAVVIEAEAAESVVRRRQVEPSGVVKITTAVPTAQFQLADRLPLLALAHPKVRVELHATDRFVDLVQEGFDIAVRSHFAPLPASGLVQRRLSVEPIILVASPGYLSGRGKPRRPEDLREHDGLLTSSMATQWRLRGRAGEAVTVVPRVRMSADESLVLLKAAIAGLGIVCLPESFTRADVEAERLVRVLPTWTAGAVTTTLLTPHRRGQLPAVRAVIDFLMEGADAA
- a CDS encoding YciI family protein translates to MKYLLMIYENEKAAETLSEADVQRVMGEYGTFEAAIKQSGHFISGEELEPTAAATTVRIRDGKRLTTDGPFAETREQLGGFFLVEARDLDEAIGIASRIPSARSGSVEVRPVREFTMPQD
- a CDS encoding class I SAM-dependent methyltransferase, whose amino-acid sequence is MRRVPEGAAVRREFFRSAYLLGAPWDIGRPQRAFVELWEAGAISGEVLDVGCGFAENALFLAAKGLPVCGVDMMEPAIQRARDTAYLRGLDVDLRVGNALELATLGRRFDTLLDSALLHVFEPGDRPAFAASLASVLRPGGHYHALYFRDGPRAIPPEALSATFGEGWRVKSIREAHYEQTDPEGALAWLATIERVAT
- a CDS encoding RNA polymerase sigma factor; translated protein: MMDTTSILERAHREDYGRIVATLIRVLDGDFGAAEEVVQDAFAAALKQWPREGVPREPAGWLMRVARNKAVDRMRRSARLEARVGELEAVAPSVDAAEWQTLPDDSLRLLFTCCHPALSPEAQVALALRCLCGLTTEQIARAFLVSPATLAQRLVRAQRKIRTARIPYVIPEPEALAERTEGVLHTLYLVFSEGYAATDGPALLRVDLCEEALRLARLARSLLPEDAEVASLRALMLLHHSRRRARVAADGGLVLLDRQDRSLWDGAQRDEGLAELESALGMGARGAYTVQAAIAALHAQAPRAEDTDWAQIAALYARLVVLTPGPVVALNHAAAVAMARGPEHGLSLVDDLEASGRLADYHLLPAARADLLRRLGRKDEAVSAYRRALAMVRTAPERRFLEARLRELLAE